Proteins encoded within one genomic window of Misgurnus anguillicaudatus chromosome 18, ASM2758022v2, whole genome shotgun sequence:
- the mrpl19 gene encoding large ribosomal subunit protein bL19m, protein MAAYARRASETMSLLQVLSNVVKCERLLSTSVLRHAAASDGPPKFTPPTKPVIVEKTQSEGSLRRFLSPEFIPPRQRTNPIKFSIERKDMIQRRKVLNIPEFYVGSILAVTMSDPHASGNLNRFLGICLQRSGKGLGATFVLRNVVDGQGVEICYELYSPRLRKIEVLKLEKRLDDNLMYLRDALPEYSTFDFDMKPVPYELSGDVPVNPLKVKMRPKPWSKRWERPKFNIQGIRFDQCLTPEMMEHAQKWAQPWKKYDMLLEYDTSNLEEQILKDVQENLSK, encoded by the exons ATGGCGGCGTACGCACGGAGGGCGAGTGAAACGATGAGCTTGTTACAAGTCCTAAGCAATGTGGTTAAGTGTGAAc gaCTTTTGTCGACATCTGTGTTGAGGCATGCTGCGGCTTCAGACGGACCTCCAAAATTCACCCCTCCGACTAAACCTGTGATAGTAGAAAAAACACAGAGCGAGGGGTCTTTGCGACG gTTTCTGAGTCCAGAATTCATTCCTCCTCGTCAGCGCACAAATCCCATTAAGTTTTCAATTGAACGAAAAGACATGATACAGAGGCGGAAAGTTCTGAACATTCCAGAGTTTTACGTAG GCAGTATTTTAGCAGTGACCATGTCTGACCCTCATGCGAGTGGAAACCTAAATCGCTTTCTTGGGATCTGTCTTCAGCGCTCTGGCAAAGGACTGGGAGCTACTTTCGTCCTCAGGAATGTGGTAGATGGCCAAG GAGTGGAGATCTGCTATGAGCTGTACAGTCCGCGTCTACGGAAAATCGAGGTGTTAAAGCTGGAAAAGAGACTGGATGACAATCTCATGTACTTGAGAGATGCTCTACCTGAATACAGTACCTTTGACTTTGACATGAAGCCTGTTCCTTATGAGCTTTCAGGAGATGTTCCAGTCAATCCATTAAAAGT aaaaatgaGGCCAAAGCCATGGTCTAAACGATGGGAGCGTCCCAAGTTTAACATTCAGGGTATCCGCTTTGACCAATGTTTGACCCCAGAGATGATGGAGCATGCTCAGAAGTGGGCTCAGCCTTGGAAGAAGTATGATATGCTGCTGGAGTATGACACATCCAACCTAGAAGAGCAGATCTTGAAGGACGTACAGGAAAACCTTAGCAAGTGA